The Solanum lycopersicum chromosome 9, SLM_r2.1 genome window below encodes:
- the LOC104649182 gene encoding uncharacterized protein codes for MTSEANRVVVPHPNQQVATMASRLRDFARMNPPTFYGSMVEEDPQEFIDEVYKILLDMGLSKSEKAELATYQLKDVSQACYVQWRDNRPLRGGSVTWEIFKKAFLDWFYPREMRESKVVEFISLPQGGISVHEYSLRFTKLSKYAPSLVSDHRDEIICFVTGVSYDLQEDCHSAMLHEKMNISQLVVHANHVKEARDIRKR; via the coding sequence ATGACGTCCGAAGCTAACCGAGTGGTCGTACCCCATCCTAATCAACAAGTGGCTACCATGGCCTCCCGTCTAAGGGACTTTgctaggatgaaccctcctactttctacGGGTCTATGGTTgaagaagacccccaagagttcattgatgaagtctaTAAGATACTCTTGGATATGGGGTTATCCAaaagtgagaaggccgagttagccacttatcaactcaaggatgtgtctCAAGCATGTTATgtccaatggagggataataggccatTAAGAGGCGGTtcggtgacttgggagatcttcaagaaggcttttcttgattgGTTCTAtcctagggagatgagggaatctaaagtggtggagttcattaGCCTTCCCCAAGGAGGTATAAGTGTTCATGAATATTCCTTGagattcactaaattgtcaaaatatgctccttctttggtttccgatcATAGAGATGAAATAATTTGCTTTGTGACGGGGGTGTCGTATGATTTGCAAGAGGACTGTCAttcggctatgctacatgaaAAAATGAACATTTCTCAACTTGTGGTGCATGCCAATCATGTGAAAGAGGCAAGAGATATCAGGAAGAGATGA